Proteins co-encoded in one Thermochromatium tepidum ATCC 43061 genomic window:
- the cas10 gene encoding type III-A CRISPR-associated protein Cas10/Csm1, translating to MTHDDRLAASCRVALAGLLHDVGKFAERAGLMIDPEALETHLQLYARRQEQGGRHWYSHRHAAYTALAIDQLEPHLPGLVGQDMTPFAAWKDRDADDSLINAAACHHKPTTFMQWIIATADRVASGFERETFDRYNDSEEQTSTKLNHITSRQLTLFEQICLDETDTKPETLTKRYPLRPLAPLTLFPVPAKEVETNQVGQAQADYRRLWDGFLEALTAIPTSHRARLDLWLDHFETLWLTFTHAIPSATAFGVRPEVSLYDHSKAVAALAVALWRYHHERGDDPEAVAQAQHDRRDWDESKLLLIQGDLFGIQEFIFASGGETNRRAAKLLRGRSFYVGLLTECAAMRVLDALALPATSQIINAAGKFLIVAPNTAETLEALKRVRRDIDAWCLEHSHGQFGVGLAWMAASCNDFLTSTHPSHNGRGTGVRGFDALMKRLFAQLEQAKAQRFGLCGESAPTAAFTGFLDRFDNTRGVCQIDGRSPAVTHLTEAGRTIQLGRLAKDQIDLGNWLTRHERLLVSRSPIVRDTLAIDLFGYRIGFTGDEEASGRFGPEVWCDNLLRVWDFSLPDEDGTCPLWNGYARRAINAYIPRFLGDEVGHPWFEDKYGRADPEEPFDAGPGEPKTFNHLACEDQRLDGRGRWVGIRALTTLKGDVDNLGAIFQRGLKAPTFAKMAALSRQMNAFFALYLPWLCRTRYKNAYTVFAGGDDFFLIGPWKTQMDLARELRAAFRCYVAENPGIHFSAGLSTTKPGLPVRHLAELGEQALEAAKTHRPAKDSVTGFGQTVPWTTFDELDQARTELEGLVTEIGLSTGYLYGLLELIDKAERFQNPKTARPEDAIWHSQFAYRTYRMLEQRLRGRDLEPERRRLMQRLAQVIAQQGIERFGGAYRLALFTHLYQTRD from the coding sequence ATGACACACGATGACCGCTTGGCCGCCTCCTGCCGGGTCGCACTCGCGGGCCTGCTGCATGATGTCGGCAAGTTCGCCGAGCGTGCGGGGCTTATGATCGACCCCGAGGCGCTGGAGACCCATCTTCAGCTCTACGCCCGCCGTCAGGAGCAAGGCGGTCGGCACTGGTACAGCCATCGCCATGCGGCCTATACCGCGCTGGCGATCGACCAACTGGAACCGCACCTGCCGGGCCTCGTCGGTCAGGACATGACGCCCTTTGCGGCCTGGAAGGATCGCGACGCCGACGACTCGCTCATCAATGCCGCCGCCTGTCACCACAAACCGACCACGTTCATGCAGTGGATCATCGCCACCGCCGACCGCGTGGCCTCGGGCTTCGAGCGCGAGACCTTCGACCGCTACAACGACAGCGAGGAGCAGACCAGTACCAAGCTCAACCACATCACGTCCCGGCAGTTGACGCTGTTTGAGCAGATCTGTCTGGATGAGACAGACACCAAGCCGGAGACACTGACCAAACGCTATCCGCTCCGGCCCTTGGCGCCCTTGACGCTGTTCCCGGTGCCGGCCAAGGAGGTCGAAACCAACCAGGTCGGCCAGGCTCAGGCCGACTATCGCCGGCTCTGGGATGGCTTTCTTGAGGCGCTGACCGCGATCCCGACCTCACACCGCGCACGGCTCGACCTGTGGCTCGACCACTTCGAGACCCTGTGGCTGACCTTCACCCACGCCATCCCCTCGGCCACCGCCTTTGGCGTCCGGCCGGAGGTCTCACTCTACGACCACTCCAAGGCCGTGGCGGCGCTGGCCGTAGCGCTGTGGCGTTACCATCACGAGCGCGGTGATGATCCCGAGGCCGTGGCTCAGGCGCAGCACGACCGCCGCGACTGGGATGAGTCGAAGTTGCTTTTGATCCAGGGCGATCTGTTCGGCATCCAGGAGTTTATCTTCGCCAGCGGCGGGGAGACCAACCGCCGCGCCGCCAAGCTGTTGCGCGGACGCTCGTTCTACGTCGGTCTCCTGACCGAATGCGCCGCCATGCGGGTGCTCGATGCGCTGGCCTTGCCCGCAACCAGCCAGATCATCAACGCCGCCGGCAAGTTCCTGATCGTGGCGCCCAACACCGCCGAGACCCTGGAGGCGCTCAAGCGCGTGCGTCGCGACATCGACGCCTGGTGTCTGGAGCACAGTCACGGACAGTTCGGGGTGGGACTGGCATGGATGGCGGCCTCGTGTAACGACTTTCTGACCTCGACTCACCCCTCTCACAACGGGAGAGGGACAGGGGTGAGGGGCTTCGACGCACTGATGAAACGGCTGTTCGCCCAGCTCGAACAGGCCAAGGCCCAACGCTTCGGGCTCTGTGGCGAGTCGGCCCCGACGGCGGCCTTTACGGGTTTCCTCGACCGCTTCGACAACACCCGTGGCGTCTGTCAGATCGACGGACGGTCGCCGGCGGTCACGCACCTCACGGAGGCCGGTCGCACCATCCAGCTCGGGCGTCTGGCCAAGGACCAGATCGACCTGGGCAACTGGCTGACCCGCCACGAACGGCTGTTGGTGAGTCGCTCCCCGATCGTCCGCGACACGCTCGCCATCGACCTGTTCGGTTATCGCATCGGCTTCACCGGCGACGAGGAGGCGAGCGGGCGTTTTGGTCCCGAGGTCTGGTGCGACAACCTGTTACGGGTCTGGGATTTCAGTCTGCCGGATGAAGACGGCACCTGCCCGCTGTGGAACGGCTACGCGCGCCGCGCGATCAACGCCTATATCCCGCGCTTTCTGGGCGATGAGGTCGGTCATCCCTGGTTCGAGGACAAATACGGTCGCGCCGATCCCGAGGAGCCGTTTGACGCCGGTCCCGGCGAACCCAAGACCTTCAACCATCTGGCCTGTGAGGATCAGCGCCTCGATGGGCGCGGGCGCTGGGTCGGCATTCGCGCCCTGACCACGCTCAAGGGCGATGTGGACAACCTGGGTGCCATTTTCCAGCGCGGACTCAAGGCCCCGACCTTCGCCAAGATGGCCGCGCTCTCGCGCCAGATGAACGCCTTCTTCGCCCTTTATCTGCCGTGGCTGTGCCGCACCCGCTACAAGAATGCCTATACCGTGTTTGCCGGCGGGGATGACTTCTTCCTGATCGGCCCCTGGAAGACGCAGATGGATCTGGCGCGTGAACTGCGTGCCGCGTTTCGGTGCTATGTCGCCGAGAACCCCGGCATCCATTTCTCGGCCGGTCTCTCGACCACCAAGCCGGGGCTCCCCGTGCGCCATCTGGCGGAACTTGGCGAACAGGCCCTGGAGGCGGCCAAGACGCACCGTCCCGCGAAAGACAGCGTGACCGGCTTTGGCCAGACCGTACCCTGGACGACCTTCGATGAACTGGACCAGGCGCGCACCGAACTGGAGGGGCTGGTGACCGAGATCGGTCTGAGCACCGGATATCTCTATGGCCTGCTGGAACTCATCGACAAGGCGGAGCGGTTCCAGAATCCCAAGACCGCACGCCCGGAGGATGCCATCTGGCACAGCCAGTTTGCCTATCGCACCTATCGGATGCTGGAGCAACGCCTGCGTGGTCGCGATCTGGAACCGGAACGTCGGCGCCTGATGCAGCGTCTGGCTCAGGTCATCGCCCAGCAGGGCATCGAGCGTTTCGGCGGTGCCTATCGCCTGGCGCTCTTTACCCATCTCTATCAGACCCGCGACTGA
- the cas6 gene encoding CRISPR system precrRNA processing endoribonuclease RAMP protein Cas6, which produces MGWKEPVELKSLQSMTASFEMADGSAPDPKPLATGPTVESVPPLAHFRVHFTAQESIRLPEYSGSAWRGLLGYGLRRTACVTRQPTCTGCLLIHHCVYSTLFETPDAQGTPGGSPHPFILAIDPCAPRVVEPDTAFHLDLQLLGAGIQQMPYLIHAFGLAGARGFGRSGGRFTLTAVEREGTLGAEDWQTVYDATVGRYEALETVAPLVPPVPARAHLHLLTPWRLKRDGRRIGARELTALDIAHALYRRLRTLAAAHGGDPDRFDHRRLPTDPAALRLEVDWLRWHDWTRYSSRQEALMQLGGLIGEVSLEGPALAELWPALWFGQWTHVGQGTAFGLGRYRLASLR; this is translated from the coding sequence ATGGGTTGGAAAGAACCCGTCGAGCTGAAGTCGTTGCAGTCCATGACAGCCAGTTTCGAGATGGCAGATGGGTCGGCCCCCGACCCGAAGCCCTTGGCCACGGGGCCGACGGTCGAGTCTGTGCCGCCACTGGCGCACTTCCGCGTTCATTTCACGGCTCAGGAGTCGATCCGCTTGCCCGAGTACAGCGGCTCGGCCTGGCGGGGACTGCTCGGCTACGGACTGCGCCGCACCGCCTGTGTCACCCGTCAGCCGACCTGTACGGGCTGTCTGCTCATCCACCACTGCGTCTATTCGACCCTGTTCGAGACCCCAGACGCCCAGGGCACACCGGGCGGATCACCGCATCCCTTCATCCTCGCCATCGATCCGTGCGCCCCGCGTGTGGTGGAGCCGGACACCGCCTTTCACCTCGATCTCCAGTTGCTGGGCGCGGGCATCCAGCAGATGCCCTACCTGATCCACGCCTTCGGCCTGGCCGGGGCGCGCGGTTTCGGGCGCTCAGGCGGACGCTTCACCCTGACCGCCGTCGAGCGCGAAGGGACGCTCGGCGCAGAGGACTGGCAGACGGTCTATGACGCCACCGTCGGACGCTATGAGGCGCTGGAGACCGTCGCGCCCCTGGTGCCACCAGTCCCGGCACGCGCCCATCTACACCTGCTCACCCCCTGGCGGCTCAAGCGCGACGGGCGGCGCATCGGCGCGCGCGAGCTGACCGCGCTCGACATCGCCCATGCCCTCTATCGCCGACTGCGCACCCTGGCCGCCGCGCATGGCGGTGATCCCGACCGCTTCGATCATCGTCGGCTGCCGACCGATCCGGCTGCCCTGCGGCTGGAGGTCGATTGGCTGCGCTGGCACGACTGGACGCGCTATTCCTCGCGTCAGGAGGCGCTGATGCAGCTCGGGGGGCTGATCGGTGAAGTCAGCCTCGAAGGCCCGGCGCTTGCCGAGCTGTGGCCGGCGCTCTGGTTCGGGCAGTGGACGCATGTCGGGCAGGGTACGGCCTTCGGGTTGGGGCGCTATCGGCTTGCAAGCTTGCGCTAG